A genomic stretch from Narcine bancroftii isolate sNarBan1 chromosome 9, sNarBan1.hap1, whole genome shotgun sequence includes:
- the LOC138743086 gene encoding extracellular calcium-sensing receptor-like, whose translation MVFAIEEINQNKNLLPGITLGYEIRDDCSSSAIASQAALALINGEEELIEYPECRSSSNVAAIVGCDISTNSIVTARTIGSFGIPLVSYFSTCSCLSDKKEYPTFFRTITSDKYQSRIFAELVKAFGWTWIGTIRSNTDYGNFGMEEFVGHVEKFGVCIAYSESFYRTDTAEKISNIVRVIKQASTKVVVAFVHGGDMRILLDEIWRQNVTGIQWIGSEGWVTRNLLPPEEAAMYLAGTIGPANHRTEIADLRDFLQNVHPSKFPGNILITEFWENLFSCSFSIDNMSSPRNSPVPVMKCTGNEHMEGTENAYLPAIMDGSSYHVYKAVYAIAHALHDLFICENGKGPFLNNTCAQISNFEPWQLLHYLRIVNFTTKTGEIVYFDTNGDPVPRYEFVNLKKNSEGRVDIENIGYYDGSAPAGHKLVMNVADIMWSTAGNQIPRAICSEPCPPGTRKARQKGKPMCCFDCAECAEGEISNASDSTDCMKCPSEYWSNQQKTRCVRKKVEFLSFGEVLGFVLVTLALVGVCFTLATAAIFYRYRETPMVKANNSELSFLLLFALMLCFICSLSFIGEPSDWSCRLRRTVFGVVFVLCISCILGKTILVVVAFKATLPNRSVMNWFGPTQQRLGVCILTFLQALVCVVWLSVSPPHPLKNMSYYRDIIILECDVGSLTAFYLVSAYIALLSIVCLVLAFLARKLPDNFNDATYITFSMLIFSAVWITFIPAYVSSPGKYTVAVEVFAIWASSFGLLVCIFAPKCYIILLKPQNNTKKHMMGKETSL comes from the exons ATGGTTTTTGCCATTGAGGAAATAAACCAGAATAAAAATCTACTCCCGGGGATCACACTCGGGTATGAGATCCGCGATGACTGTTCATCCTCAGCGATAGCCTCTCAAGCAGCTTTGGCTTTGATTAATGGAGAAGAAGAATTAATTGAATACCCGGAATGTAGAAGCTCTTCGAATGTCGCTGCCATCGTTGGGTGTGATATATCCACAAACTCCATCGTAACCGCACGGACAATCGGATCCTTTGGAATCCCGCTG GTTAGTTACTTCTCCACTTGTTCCTGTCTGAGCGATAAGAAAGAATACCCTACATTCTTTAGAACTATAACCAGCGATAAGTACCAGTCCAGAATTTTCGCTGAACTGGTGAAAGCGTTTGGCTGGACTTGGATCGGAACTATTAGAAGTAACACAGATTATGGCAATTTTGGAATGGAAGAATTTGTGGGACACGTGGAAAAGTTTGGAGTTTGCATTGCCTACTCTGAGTCTTTTTACAGGACAGATACAGCGGAAAAAATCAGTAACATTGTCCGGGTGATTAAACAGGCGTCCACAAAAGTGGTGGTGGCCTTTGTTCATGGCGGTGATATGCGAATTTTGTTGGACGAAATTTGGCGTCAAAATGTAACCGGCATACAGTGGATTGGAAGCGAAGGGTGGGTGACAAGAAATCTTCTTCCGCCTGAAGAAGCAGCAATGTATCTCGCCGGGACAATTGGTCCTGCAAACCATAGGACAGAGATCGCCGACCTCAGAGATTTTCTTCAAAATGTGCATCCTTCCAAGTTTCCTGGCAACATTTTGATAACAGAGTTCTGGGAAAATTTATTCAGCTGTTCTTTTAGCATAGACAACATGTCAAGCCCACGAAATTCTCCAGTTCCAGTTATGAAATGCACAGGAAATGAACATATGGAAGGCACAGAAAACGCCTACCTTCCAGCGATAATGGATGGAAGTTCTTACCACGTGTATAAAGCGGTCTACGCTATCGCGCATGCCCTCCATGACCTATTTATCTGTGAAAACGGCAAAGGGCCCTTTTTAAATAATACGTGTGCACAGATTTCAAATTTTGAGCCTTGGCAG CTGCTCCACTACCTACGCATAGTTAACTTCACAACGAAGACTGGAGAAATTGTATATTTTGATACAAATGGTGATCCAGTGCCAAGATACGAATTCGTGAATTTGAAAAAGAATTCTGAGGGTAGAGTTGACATTGAAAACATTGGCTATTATGATGGTTCAGCTCCAGCAGGGCACAAACTGGTGATGAATGTTGCGGATATCATGTGGAGCACAGCTGGAAATCAG ATCCCACGAGCAATTTGCTCAGAACCCTGTCCTCCTGGAACAAGGAAAGCGAGGCAGAAAGGGAAACCGATGTGCTGTTTTGACTGTGCAGAATGCGCCGAAGGTGAGATTAGCAACGCCTCAG ATTCCACAGATTGCATGAAGTGTCCCTCGGAATACTGGTCAAATCAACAGAAAACCCGATGTGTTCGCAAGAAGGTGGAGTTCCTTTCCTTTGGAGAAGTTCTGGGGTTTGTGTTGGTGACGCTCGCTCTAGTGGGAGTCTGCTTCACCTTGGCCACCGCTGCTATTTTCTACCGTTACCGGGAAACTCCCATGGTGAAAGCGAACAACTCCGAGCTCAGCTTCCTCCTTCTCTTCGCTCTCATGCTTTGCTTCATTTGCTCGCTCAGCTTCATTGGGGAACCCTCCGACTGGTCTTGCAGGTTGCGTCGCACTGTTTTCGGAGTTGTTTTCGTtctctgcatttcctgcattttggGCAAAACCATTCTAGTTGTGGTGGCCTTTAAAGCAACTCTTCCCAACAGGAGCGTGATGAACTGGTTTGGACCCACTCAGCAACGGCTGGGCGTGTGTATCCTGACATTTCTGCAGGCTTTAGTTTGCGTTGTCTGGCTAAGTGTGTCACCTCCCCATCCCCTGAAAAACATGAGCTATTATCGAGACATCATTATTCTGGAATGCGACGTGGGGTCATTAACGGCCTTTTACTTGGTGTCGGCCTATATTGCTCTTTTGTCCATTGTGTGTTTGGTTCTCGCTTTCCTTGCCCGGAAACTTCCAGACAATTTCAACGACGCCACGTACATCACCTTCAGCATGTTGATCTTCTCCGCTGTTTGGATCACTTTTATCCCAGCCTATGTGAGCTCTCCAGGGAAGTACACGGTGGCCGTGGAAGTGTTTGCTATCTGGGCGTCAAGTTTTGGTTTGCTGGTCTGTATTTTTGCACCGAAATGTTACATTATCTTACTGAAGCCGCAGAATAACACGAAGAAACACATGATGGGCAAAGAAACTTCTTTGTAA